In one Catenulispora sp. EB89 genomic region, the following are encoded:
- a CDS encoding serine protease yields MRHLPHTASARLAVVAIAAATVGVVAPAAHADTTAVELPPVVAAGPNFTQDLRAEVNYWTLAKMASVGLNDDGQDATEPQGGWDDLSTPWSVDGQGLITRTAGKLFFVQKDVDSGALIPDACSADVVTSANQSVVVTAAHCVAVHTPFDLGAPYGMGNTLVTNMVFIPGYNGAALPRGTTSTALPGTDIAPYGVWGATREWITNTWSGSADFALGHDMAAVLVANPDDPRPIAQVTGAQQIGFNQPQNQYEYMFGYPQTNERNWYWSDNNDGTRASNGEPQNLWRAFDGRTLTVTRGQSQPDAVYANDVLNTAQAPGCSGGPWMQNFDPSTGSGVQTGVNSRYQNPNQGPSPLGWLNWLQGPQMEGTHFGDEEQAVWQAAQSASL; encoded by the coding sequence ATGAGACATCTTCCGCACACCGCCTCCGCACGCCTGGCGGTCGTCGCGATCGCCGCCGCGACGGTCGGCGTCGTCGCTCCGGCCGCGCATGCCGACACCACCGCCGTGGAGCTGCCGCCGGTGGTCGCCGCCGGCCCGAACTTCACCCAGGATCTGCGCGCCGAGGTGAACTACTGGACATTGGCCAAGATGGCCTCGGTCGGATTGAACGACGACGGCCAGGACGCCACCGAGCCGCAAGGCGGCTGGGACGACCTCAGCACGCCGTGGTCGGTCGACGGCCAGGGCCTGATCACCCGGACCGCCGGGAAGCTGTTCTTCGTGCAGAAGGACGTGGACAGCGGGGCGCTCATCCCCGACGCGTGTTCGGCGGACGTCGTGACCAGCGCGAATCAGAGTGTTGTGGTGACCGCTGCGCACTGCGTGGCCGTCCACACGCCGTTCGACCTCGGCGCGCCCTACGGCATGGGCAACACCCTGGTCACCAACATGGTCTTCATCCCCGGCTACAACGGCGCGGCCCTGCCGCGCGGCACCACCAGCACGGCGTTGCCCGGCACGGACATCGCGCCCTACGGCGTGTGGGGCGCCACCCGGGAGTGGATCACCAACACCTGGAGCGGGAGCGCTGACTTCGCCTTGGGCCACGACATGGCCGCGGTGCTGGTCGCCAACCCGGATGACCCCCGGCCGATCGCGCAGGTCACCGGGGCCCAGCAGATCGGGTTCAACCAGCCGCAGAACCAGTACGAGTACATGTTCGGCTACCCGCAGACCAACGAGCGCAACTGGTATTGGTCGGACAACAACGATGGCACCCGGGCCAGCAACGGCGAGCCGCAGAACCTGTGGCGTGCGTTCGACGGCCGCACGCTGACCGTCACCCGCGGCCAGTCCCAGCCCGACGCCGTCTACGCCAACGACGTCCTGAACACCGCGCAGGCGCCGGGGTGCAGCGGCGGGCCGTGGATGCAGAACTTCGATCCCTCGACCGGGAGCGGGGTGCAGACCGGCGTCAACTCACGGTATCAGAACCCGAATCAGGGTCCGAGTCCGCTGGGTTGGCTGAACTGGCTGCAGGGTCCGCAGATGGAGGGCACGCACTTCGGCGACGAGGAGCAGGCGGTCTGGCAGGCGGCGCAGAGCGCTTCGTTGTGA
- a CDS encoding DUF4185 domain-containing protein has translation MSEPSLSGRDFSRRTLLKAGTGLTLGAGIGLGAGVGAAAPAYATNGVGQTGAPLCQNAGGDSASQQGLGCGDLGIPYLRQHDGTWGYVFGDSYSGPSQGDPNTYIGSPVMLNQATFDNTGANPISFTWAMPTAGQARQTFDYTHGANNGLGDVEQSRIPNDCIEFGGRTYIQYTSVFTWGPPAGYDGSVCSGVAYSDDYGVTWSDYSYHWPGDRTGGNESLYGMWSFAGIDADGYLYVYSKRWNGSHNNSADQGLIQLFRFTQDDFRNGAWQNQQNWANVNGNWTWTSDAYPTPLFPAGSNLGEFSVKNINGTYCMSYFDVGNYAIYTRTSPRPEGPWSDPQPQIVGDYRYPSYWGKPQVANLYGGYIHPGSASANSLTLIVSQWPGNTPQPYRVLQFDGINP, from the coding sequence ATGTCTGAACCATCACTGAGCGGCCGCGACTTCAGTCGGCGCACACTCCTCAAGGCCGGGACCGGGCTGACGCTGGGCGCGGGGATCGGCCTCGGCGCCGGTGTGGGCGCCGCCGCACCGGCGTACGCCACCAACGGCGTCGGCCAGACCGGGGCGCCGCTGTGCCAGAACGCCGGGGGCGACTCGGCCAGCCAGCAGGGGCTCGGCTGCGGGGACCTGGGCATCCCCTACCTCCGGCAGCACGACGGCACCTGGGGGTACGTCTTCGGCGACTCCTACAGCGGGCCCAGCCAGGGCGACCCCAACACGTACATCGGCTCGCCGGTGATGCTGAACCAGGCGACGTTCGACAACACCGGGGCGAACCCGATCTCCTTCACGTGGGCGATGCCGACCGCCGGGCAGGCCCGCCAGACGTTCGACTACACGCACGGTGCGAACAACGGCCTCGGCGACGTCGAGCAGAGCCGCATCCCGAATGACTGCATCGAGTTCGGCGGCCGTACCTACATCCAGTACACGTCGGTCTTCACCTGGGGCCCGCCAGCGGGATACGACGGCTCGGTGTGCTCCGGCGTCGCCTACTCCGACGACTACGGCGTCACTTGGAGCGACTACAGCTACCACTGGCCCGGCGACCGCACCGGCGGCAACGAATCGCTCTACGGGATGTGGTCCTTCGCCGGCATCGACGCCGACGGCTACCTCTACGTCTACTCCAAGCGCTGGAACGGCAGCCACAACAACAGCGCGGACCAGGGCCTGATCCAGCTGTTCCGGTTCACCCAGGACGACTTCCGCAACGGTGCCTGGCAGAACCAGCAGAACTGGGCCAACGTCAACGGGAACTGGACGTGGACCTCCGACGCCTACCCGACCCCGTTGTTCCCGGCGGGCAGCAACCTCGGCGAGTTCTCGGTGAAGAACATCAACGGCACCTACTGCATGAGCTACTTCGACGTCGGCAACTACGCGATCTACACCCGCACCTCACCGCGCCCCGAGGGTCCCTGGTCGGACCCGCAGCCGCAGATCGTCGGCGACTACCGCTACCCCAGCTACTGGGGCAAGCCGCAGGTCGCGAACCTGTACGGCGGCTACATCCACCCCGGGAGCGCGAGTGCGAACTCGCTGACGCTCATCGTGTCGCAGTGGCCTGGCAACACGCCACAGCCGTACCGGGTGTTGCAGTTCGACGGCATCAACCCGTGA
- a CDS encoding purine nucleoside permease, translating into MTMVRQVRVLVITMFDTEPEDGLGEGFRWRMREGLDTSVAVPGLCADFPLVHGREDGLWLLTTGMGESNAAASVAALALSGLFDLSQAYVLIAGIAGIDPAVGTIGSVVCADFAVHGGYAHELDAREIPATWPHGFVPLGASAPGKPPELRVPGEVYRLDESLRQAAASIGAGVELADDPAVAALRADYPGPGSQGPALLSGSSLTTSVFWSGHQLGARATSWVTDYTDRRGRYAVTQMEDNATLVALDRAAQAGLADLSRVAVLRAGANFDRAAPGKAAESAFTQDVGWTLAAENVWRVGSRLADEIVTNWDAWQHGVPARWAGVPM; encoded by the coding sequence ATGACGATGGTCCGGCAGGTGCGGGTGCTGGTGATCACGATGTTCGACACCGAGCCGGAGGACGGTCTCGGGGAGGGCTTCCGGTGGCGGATGCGTGAGGGGCTCGACACCTCGGTGGCCGTTCCGGGGCTGTGCGCCGATTTCCCGCTGGTGCACGGACGCGAGGACGGCCTGTGGCTGCTGACCACCGGGATGGGCGAGTCGAACGCGGCGGCCTCGGTGGCGGCGCTGGCGCTGTCAGGGCTCTTCGACCTGTCGCAGGCCTATGTGCTGATAGCGGGCATCGCCGGGATCGACCCGGCCGTCGGCACCATCGGATCCGTGGTGTGCGCGGACTTCGCGGTCCACGGCGGCTACGCGCACGAGCTGGACGCCCGCGAGATCCCGGCCACCTGGCCGCACGGATTCGTGCCGCTCGGCGCGAGCGCGCCGGGCAAGCCGCCGGAGCTGCGCGTGCCCGGCGAGGTCTACCGGCTGGACGAGTCCCTGCGGCAGGCGGCGGCCTCGATCGGCGCCGGCGTGGAGCTGGCCGACGATCCGGCGGTCGCCGCCCTGCGCGCCGACTATCCGGGCCCCGGCAGTCAGGGCCCTGCATTGCTGTCCGGATCGTCGCTGACCACGAGCGTGTTCTGGTCCGGGCACCAGCTCGGCGCGCGAGCCACCAGCTGGGTGACGGACTACACCGACCGCCGCGGCCGCTACGCCGTGACGCAGATGGAGGACAACGCGACCCTGGTGGCCCTCGATCGCGCGGCACAGGCCGGGCTCGCGGACCTCTCGCGCGTGGCGGTGCTGCGCGCCGGCGCGAACTTCGACCGCGCCGCCCCCGGCAAAGCCGCGGAGTCGGCGTTCACCCAGGACGTGGGCTGGACGCTGGCCGCGGAGAACGTCTGGCGCGTCGGATCGCGGCTCGCCGACGAGATCGTCACGAACTGGGACGCCTGGCAGCACGGCGTGCCGGCGCGCTGGGCCGGCGTGCCGATGTAG
- a CDS encoding protease pro-enzyme activation domain-containing protein, giving the protein MPVSTTVNRRIRRTLGVLAAPLPVFVLALPVAHAATPAAARAALAGTAAAPHLASDAVRTGSVAANTPITLEVSLTPRNQAGLDAFLRQVSDPASPQYKHYLTVAQYAAAYGASDAQISQVTKYLRGQGLSVGAVTANHQTLAVSGTAAQAEKAFGVELGTWRTAGHDVYANTAAPTLPADIASVVSSVAGLSNAAKLTPSYHIDNHAAGTQAAPHAGTVLTPTKARGGYNLTGPLASGDNGSGQTIGLVEFSAYSSSAVAAYNSKYSLGAPAATVVNVAGGTTDTSGSVEDELDIEVANALAPKANVKVYEAPNSDAGEVALYAALVSADVPVISTSWGEPENQENNLTSDDADFKEAAAQGQSVFAASGDSGATDDGSSLSVDYPASDQYVSGVGGTDLTVSSSNAWSSETGWSGSGGGQSDKWSTPSFQAPVNSSGHREVPDVSAAGGDASPWYIDADGSWTDVWGTSAAAPNWAAFVADYNTAAGKAGKAKFGFANSFIYTVARSSLYNTDFHDIKSGNNGGYSAGVGYDEVTGWGSYNAAQFIATKL; this is encoded by the coding sequence ATGCCTGTCTCCACCACTGTCAACCGGCGAATACGGCGGACCCTCGGCGTGCTCGCCGCACCGCTGCCGGTCTTCGTGCTCGCCCTCCCGGTCGCGCACGCGGCGACCCCGGCCGCGGCCCGGGCCGCGCTGGCCGGCACCGCCGCCGCGCCGCACCTGGCGTCGGACGCCGTGCGCACCGGATCGGTCGCGGCGAACACGCCGATCACGCTCGAAGTCAGCCTCACGCCCCGCAACCAGGCCGGCCTGGACGCGTTCCTGCGTCAGGTCTCCGACCCCGCGTCGCCGCAGTACAAGCACTACCTGACCGTCGCGCAGTACGCGGCGGCCTACGGTGCCAGCGACGCCCAGATCTCGCAGGTCACCAAGTACCTGCGCGGCCAGGGCCTGTCGGTCGGCGCGGTGACCGCCAACCACCAGACGCTCGCCGTCAGCGGCACCGCCGCGCAGGCGGAGAAGGCGTTCGGCGTGGAGCTCGGCACCTGGCGCACCGCCGGCCACGACGTCTACGCCAACACCGCGGCGCCCACGCTGCCGGCGGACATCGCCTCGGTCGTCTCCAGCGTGGCCGGCCTGTCCAACGCCGCGAAGCTGACTCCGAGCTACCACATCGACAACCACGCCGCCGGAACCCAGGCGGCGCCGCACGCCGGCACCGTCCTCACTCCGACCAAGGCGCGCGGCGGCTACAACCTCACCGGGCCGCTCGCCTCCGGCGACAACGGCTCGGGCCAGACCATCGGCCTGGTGGAGTTCTCGGCGTACTCGTCCTCGGCCGTGGCGGCGTACAACTCCAAGTACAGCCTCGGCGCGCCGGCGGCGACCGTGGTGAACGTGGCCGGCGGCACCACCGACACCTCGGGCTCGGTGGAGGACGAGCTCGACATCGAGGTCGCCAACGCCTTGGCCCCCAAGGCGAACGTGAAGGTCTACGAGGCGCCGAACAGCGACGCCGGCGAGGTCGCGCTGTACGCGGCCCTGGTCAGCGCCGACGTCCCGGTCATCTCCACCAGCTGGGGCGAGCCGGAGAACCAGGAGAACAACCTCACCTCCGACGACGCGGACTTCAAGGAGGCCGCAGCGCAGGGCCAGTCCGTCTTCGCCGCCTCCGGCGACAGCGGCGCCACGGACGACGGCTCGTCGCTGTCCGTCGACTACCCGGCCTCGGACCAGTACGTGTCCGGCGTCGGCGGCACCGACCTGACCGTCTCCTCGTCCAACGCCTGGAGCAGCGAGACCGGCTGGTCCGGCAGCGGCGGCGGCCAGTCCGACAAGTGGTCCACGCCCTCGTTCCAGGCGCCGGTGAACAGCAGCGGCCACCGCGAGGTGCCGGACGTCTCCGCCGCCGGCGGGGACGCCAGCCCGTGGTACATCGACGCCGACGGCAGCTGGACTGACGTGTGGGGCACCAGCGCGGCCGCGCCGAACTGGGCCGCGTTCGTCGCCGACTACAACACCGCGGCCGGTAAGGCGGGCAAGGCGAAGTTCGGGTTCGCGAACAGCTTCATCTACACCGTCGCGCGCAGCTCGCTGTACAACACCGATTTCCACGACATCAAGAGCGGCAACAACGGCGGCTACAGCGCCGGCGTCGGCTACGACGAGGTGACCGGCTGGGGGTCGTACAACGCGGCGCAGTTCATCGCCACGAAGCTGTAG
- a CDS encoding DUF2470 domain-containing protein → MPLQRRSRSSCPHDGEALPAKPTAAERARTLAAGSSSATLVIPGLSVPDPLGMLPAQRVVTGDADILLRLPAGSPALRAVRCAGGDEVTAVLEITDVAPVAVPDRIRSRAHIAGWLTPVRDGLERGWLKLEVGEVTLEDVWGTELVEPDDFATAEPDPLAEHEADLLQHLAAAHGGELGWLRALVEGQDAPLRTPPEVVPLALDRFGLRVRFSDGGGTFDARFQFPAAVTDVAELRRTVRALFEEAWRAVDEKNQDQNQNQS, encoded by the coding sequence ATGCCCCTGCAGCGTCGTTCGCGCAGCTCGTGTCCCCACGACGGCGAGGCGCTGCCGGCGAAGCCGACCGCCGCCGAGCGTGCCCGGACGCTCGCGGCGGGGAGTTCGTCGGCGACGCTGGTCATCCCGGGACTGTCGGTGCCCGACCCGCTCGGCATGCTGCCCGCGCAGCGCGTCGTGACCGGGGACGCCGACATCCTCCTGCGGCTTCCGGCCGGCTCCCCGGCACTGCGCGCCGTCCGGTGCGCCGGCGGCGACGAGGTCACCGCGGTACTGGAGATCACGGACGTCGCACCGGTCGCCGTCCCCGATCGCATCCGCAGCCGCGCCCACATCGCGGGCTGGCTCACGCCGGTACGGGACGGACTGGAGCGCGGCTGGCTGAAGCTGGAGGTCGGCGAGGTCACACTCGAGGACGTGTGGGGCACCGAGCTGGTCGAACCGGACGACTTCGCGACGGCCGAGCCCGACCCGCTGGCCGAGCACGAGGCCGACCTGCTCCAACACCTGGCGGCCGCGCACGGCGGCGAACTCGGCTGGCTGCGCGCGCTGGTCGAGGGCCAGGACGCGCCGCTTCGGACGCCGCCGGAGGTGGTGCCGTTGGCGCTGGACCGCTTCGGGCTGCGGGTGCGCTTCAGCGACGGCGGCGGGACTTTCGACGCGCGGTTCCAGTTCCCGGCCGCCGTGACGGATGTGGCCGAGCTGCGGCGGACCGTGCGCGCGCTGTTTGAGGAGGCTTGGCGCGCTGTGGACGAAAAGAACCAAGATCAGAACCAGAACCAGAGCTAA
- a CDS encoding universal stress protein, with protein sequence MRSGVVVGYDQTPPGERALAEAAGEADRRGVVLTVVHALHREPSEQPEQPEPFDSGSDSAETSAHDLAEQAADRVRAGHPGLTVEARTVAGPVPAVLAEQSAEAELLVVGQHGHGGRNGLHLGSVALRAVARAVCPSLVVRGSEHRTRGTVLAAVDVGHAAEEILAVAFEEAALRGARLKVVTALEAFWARVSVGEEGPLGRAPSPAAERAEDALQQFLKPWPARYPHVETDHELIEGSPTVFLTGATTYADLIVVGIHRGTDEGDDTPHSARVGPVAETLLLHSDCPVAVVPHD encoded by the coding sequence ATGAGATCCGGTGTCGTCGTCGGGTACGACCAGACGCCGCCCGGCGAGCGGGCGCTCGCCGAGGCGGCCGGGGAGGCAGATCGGCGCGGGGTCGTGCTCACGGTCGTCCACGCGCTCCATCGCGAGCCGTCCGAGCAGCCCGAGCAGCCCGAGCCCTTTGACTCAGGCTCAGATTCAGCCGAGACCTCCGCGCACGACCTCGCCGAGCAGGCCGCTGACCGCGTCCGCGCCGGCCATCCAGGCCTGACCGTCGAAGCCCGCACCGTCGCCGGTCCGGTCCCCGCCGTCCTGGCCGAACAGTCGGCCGAGGCGGAGCTGCTGGTCGTCGGGCAGCACGGCCACGGCGGGCGCAACGGCCTCCACCTCGGCTCGGTCGCCCTGCGCGCGGTGGCACGGGCGGTGTGTCCGTCGCTGGTCGTGCGGGGCTCGGAGCATCGGACGCGGGGGACCGTGCTGGCCGCTGTGGACGTCGGGCACGCCGCGGAGGAGATCCTTGCGGTCGCCTTCGAAGAGGCGGCGCTGCGTGGGGCGCGGCTGAAAGTCGTCACCGCGCTTGAGGCGTTCTGGGCTCGCGTGTCCGTCGGCGAGGAGGGACCGCTCGGCCGCGCGCCGAGCCCGGCCGCGGAGCGTGCGGAGGACGCGCTGCAACAGTTCCTGAAGCCCTGGCCGGCCCGGTATCCCCACGTCGAGACGGATCACGAACTCATCGAAGGTTCGCCCACGGTGTTCCTCACCGGCGCGACGACCTACGCCGACCTCATCGTCGTCGGCATTCATCGCGGCACCGACGAGGGCGACGACACCCCGCACAGCGCTCGCGTCGGCCCGGTTGCCGAGACCCTGCTGCTGCACTCCGACTGCCCGGTCGCCGTCGTCCCGCACGACTGA
- a CDS encoding SigE family RNA polymerase sigma factor produces the protein MRGPDEAEFDELVAGRAHALRRTAYLMCGDWHQAEDLVQVTFMKLHASWQRVRRQEAFDAYLRKTLLRSFIDEKRRARWRREAPTAVLPEVVAPGPEPDGVRDMLVGGLRQLPPRQRATLVLRYFEDQSVEETARLLGCSPGTVKSQTSKGLAALRAIVDPALLARTEELA, from the coding sequence ATGCGGGGTCCGGACGAGGCGGAGTTCGACGAACTCGTCGCCGGGCGTGCGCACGCGTTGCGGCGTACGGCCTATTTGATGTGCGGTGACTGGCACCAGGCCGAGGATCTGGTGCAGGTCACCTTTATGAAGCTGCACGCCTCCTGGCAGCGGGTCCGGCGGCAGGAGGCCTTCGACGCGTATCTACGCAAGACGCTCCTGCGGAGCTTCATCGACGAGAAGCGGCGCGCGCGGTGGCGGCGTGAGGCGCCGACCGCCGTGCTGCCCGAGGTCGTGGCGCCGGGGCCGGAGCCGGACGGGGTGCGGGACATGCTGGTCGGCGGGCTGCGGCAGCTGCCGCCCCGGCAGCGCGCGACGCTCGTCCTGCGCTACTTCGAGGACCAGAGCGTGGAGGAGACGGCGCGCCTGCTGGGCTGCTCACCCGGAACGGTGAAGAGCCAGACGTCGAAGGGCTTGGCGGCCCTGCGCGCCATCGTCGACCCGGCCCTGCTCGCCCGGACGGAGGAACTGGCATGA
- a CDS encoding ATP-binding protein, protein MSTDPIIVSAPGVVWIIKATVSRGLSSLVHAGNWTGQQPTDEGSSVDSVRPAWCEVLHELHRLVGSPGLRTVQHHAAANEPAFALSKSTVGTLLDGTTNPREASVEAFVNACLRYARTRRKQLPSGCEQPGYWIQRYQASRAVTRKTSGSWPIPPRDAGYRFEPFGFSAPRSASYQRAPSYLLDSRSEVVPFRDRSERQVLENWLDDTAPRESVLLVHGEGGQGKTRLAMQVARRAAERGWHVAQAFERPGPAVRRGERTGSEKLLIVVDYAERWAVDVLERMVLDLAGDADVQYLRVLLLARLDYGLWDLVTSTLDRQVDHLAVPVNLGRFTTGAPELATAFSAAVSAYQSAMQLESVQLPAPRMRKDVNSSPLGLHMAALAAVWAHENGQTTPSDADLSEFLLTHERKYWSANVAADLPAVAAATQVGQISRAVLVATLFGSLANPADARRLLRAAHLADSDSNAQTLIDKHAQLYPAGPTGTSSGRTAKSHLRPLHPDRFAEDFVAACARRPEDYAFVLDLVREVRSNGPGNLHERALVILAAAAVRHPVVNELLDELQAGVDTYVHVNSLGVPYYLHRTTVVLRGGPPQTVYFFANVRAISRAEPTGLPEDRVVKENMRNGFLTISKKKDERPDRTGTSAVV, encoded by the coding sequence GTGAGTACCGATCCGATCATCGTGAGTGCTCCCGGTGTCGTCTGGATAATCAAGGCGACCGTCTCGCGAGGGCTGTCCAGCCTGGTCCATGCTGGAAACTGGACAGGACAGCAGCCGACGGACGAGGGGAGCAGCGTGGATTCTGTCAGGCCTGCCTGGTGCGAGGTGCTGCACGAACTGCACCGGTTGGTCGGGAGTCCGGGGTTGCGTACCGTCCAGCACCACGCCGCGGCGAACGAGCCCGCGTTCGCGCTGTCGAAATCGACGGTGGGGACGTTGCTCGACGGGACGACGAACCCGCGCGAGGCCTCGGTCGAGGCATTCGTCAACGCCTGTCTGCGCTACGCACGTACTCGGCGGAAGCAGCTACCTTCCGGCTGCGAGCAGCCCGGCTATTGGATACAGCGCTACCAGGCATCCCGCGCCGTCACTCGCAAGACATCCGGGAGCTGGCCGATCCCACCGCGAGATGCGGGCTACCGGTTCGAGCCGTTCGGCTTCTCCGCACCGCGCTCCGCGTCATACCAGCGTGCTCCCAGCTACCTGCTCGACTCCAGGTCAGAGGTGGTTCCCTTCCGAGACCGCAGTGAGCGGCAGGTACTGGAGAACTGGCTCGACGACACCGCACCGCGCGAGTCCGTATTGCTGGTGCACGGCGAAGGCGGCCAGGGCAAGACCCGGCTGGCGATGCAGGTCGCCCGGCGCGCCGCCGAGCGCGGCTGGCATGTCGCCCAAGCCTTCGAGCGACCGGGACCGGCTGTGCGGCGCGGGGAGCGCACGGGCTCTGAGAAGCTCCTGATCGTCGTCGACTACGCCGAGCGGTGGGCGGTGGACGTCCTGGAGCGAATGGTGTTGGACCTGGCGGGCGACGCCGACGTGCAGTACTTGCGGGTGCTGCTGCTGGCCAGGCTGGACTACGGGCTGTGGGATCTGGTCACGTCGACGTTGGACCGGCAGGTCGACCACTTGGCCGTTCCCGTCAATCTGGGCCGGTTCACGACCGGCGCACCAGAGCTGGCCACCGCGTTCAGTGCGGCAGTCAGCGCGTATCAGTCCGCGATGCAACTCGAGTCGGTGCAGTTACCCGCGCCCCGCATGCGGAAGGACGTGAACAGTTCGCCACTCGGCTTGCACATGGCCGCACTCGCCGCGGTGTGGGCACACGAGAATGGGCAGACGACTCCGTCGGACGCCGACCTGTCGGAGTTTCTGCTGACGCATGAGCGGAAGTACTGGTCAGCAAATGTGGCCGCCGATCTGCCCGCGGTGGCGGCGGCAACACAGGTCGGTCAAATCTCGCGGGCCGTATTGGTCGCGACGCTGTTCGGCTCCCTTGCCAACCCGGCGGACGCGCGGCGGCTGCTACGCGCCGCGCATCTCGCCGACAGCGACTCGAACGCCCAGACCCTGATTGACAAGCATGCCCAGCTCTACCCGGCCGGGCCCACAGGTACGAGCAGCGGTCGGACGGCCAAGTCGCACCTGCGGCCGTTGCACCCCGACCGATTCGCCGAGGACTTCGTGGCAGCGTGTGCACGCCGCCCCGAGGACTATGCATTCGTCCTCGACCTTGTTCGGGAGGTCAGGTCGAATGGTCCCGGGAATCTCCACGAACGCGCCCTCGTCATCCTTGCCGCAGCCGCAGTTCGGCACCCTGTCGTCAACGAGCTGCTCGATGAGCTCCAGGCCGGGGTGGACACCTACGTTCACGTCAATTCACTAGGCGTCCCGTACTACTTGCATCGCACCACGGTGGTCTTGCGCGGCGGCCCGCCCCAGACTGTCTACTTCTTCGCGAACGTCCGAGCGATCTCCCGAGCGGAACCGACCGGACTACCGGAGGACCGCGTGGTCAAGGAGAACATGAGGAACGGGTTCCTCACGATCTCGAAGAAGAAGGACGAACGGCCAGACAGGACTGGCACATCCGCCGTGGTCTGA
- a CDS encoding phospholipase D-like domain-containing protein produces the protein MNAHTFRKTAMLAGFALAATVVAYPAHAATGTYTPFVFDQTSGGQPTIYNFIDSATTSLDMTMYELEDTTAEQDLVNLQAAGVTVRVILDQAEQSKNQAAYDALTNGGVSVAWSSTSFVYTHQKTITVDGAQSMILSGNLTSQYYSTGRDYGVVDSDSTDVSAIEAVFNADFSGSDITPSDGDNLLWSPTDSQSRLLSVINGATSTLDIEEEELSDSALVNAVVAKAQAGVAVRVVVEDPSSWSSAVNKIKNAGGSVVGYSGTTGLYIHAKAVVADYGQSDAAVEVGSMNWTSNSLNNNRELGIILTDTGVENTIETQFSSDYSGGTAQ, from the coding sequence ATGAACGCCCACACGTTCCGCAAGACCGCCATGCTCGCCGGCTTCGCCCTCGCCGCCACGGTCGTCGCCTACCCGGCGCACGCCGCGACCGGCACCTACACGCCGTTCGTCTTCGACCAGACCTCCGGCGGGCAGCCGACCATCTACAACTTCATCGACTCCGCGACCACCAGCCTCGACATGACCATGTACGAGCTCGAAGACACCACCGCCGAGCAGGACCTGGTCAACCTGCAGGCGGCCGGCGTCACCGTCCGGGTGATCCTGGACCAGGCCGAGCAGTCGAAGAACCAGGCCGCCTACGACGCCCTGACCAACGGCGGCGTCAGCGTCGCGTGGTCCTCGACCTCGTTCGTCTACACCCACCAGAAGACGATCACGGTGGACGGCGCGCAGTCGATGATCCTCAGCGGCAACCTGACCTCGCAGTACTACAGCACCGGCCGGGACTACGGAGTCGTCGACAGCGACTCCACCGACGTCTCCGCGATCGAGGCCGTCTTCAACGCCGACTTCTCCGGCAGCGACATCACCCCGAGCGACGGCGACAACCTGCTCTGGTCGCCCACCGACTCGCAGTCCCGGCTGCTGTCGGTGATCAACGGCGCCACCTCGACCCTGGACATCGAGGAGGAGGAGCTCAGCGACTCGGCGCTGGTCAACGCGGTCGTGGCCAAGGCCCAGGCGGGCGTGGCCGTGCGCGTCGTGGTCGAGGACCCGTCGTCCTGGAGCAGCGCGGTGAACAAGATCAAGAACGCCGGCGGCTCGGTCGTCGGCTACTCCGGCACCACCGGCCTGTACATCCACGCCAAGGCCGTCGTCGCCGACTACGGCCAGTCCGACGCGGCCGTCGAGGTCGGCTCGATGAACTGGACCTCGAACTCGCTGAACAACAACCGCGAGCTCGGCATCATCCTGACCGACACCGGCGTCGAGAACACCATAGAGACCCAGTTCAGCTCGGACTACTCCGGCGGGACCGCGCAGTAA
- a CDS encoding EF-hand domain-containing protein encodes MASDFQRYKVAGVFTAMDTDRRGHLIKADFEALAARWTTVRGARPDTGSADRLQAIMLGWWSALSAAAADDTHVGLDDVLTVVDALPTMTEAMDATADAMFEAIDENADNHISRAEYRQLIEAWNGRPTDTDEIFDLLDLDGDGHLSHEEFRALWRQFWAGDDPAAPGTWVFGRFELPV; translated from the coding sequence ATGGCGAGCGATTTCCAGCGATACAAGGTCGCCGGCGTCTTCACCGCGATGGACACAGACCGCCGGGGCCACCTGATCAAGGCCGACTTCGAGGCACTGGCGGCGAGGTGGACCACGGTGCGCGGAGCCCGGCCCGACACCGGGAGCGCCGACCGCCTCCAGGCGATCATGCTGGGCTGGTGGTCCGCACTCAGCGCGGCCGCAGCGGACGACACGCACGTCGGCCTGGACGACGTCCTCACCGTCGTCGACGCCCTGCCGACCATGACCGAGGCAATGGACGCGACCGCCGACGCCATGTTCGAGGCCATCGACGAGAACGCCGACAACCACATCTCCCGCGCGGAGTACCGCCAGCTCATCGAGGCCTGGAACGGCCGCCCCACAGACACCGACGAGATCTTCGACCTCCTCGACCTCGACGGCGACGGCCACCTCTCGCACGAGGAGTTCCGGGCGCTGTGGCGACAGTTCTGGGCCGGCGACGACCCCGCCGCGCCGGGTACGTGGGTGTTCGGGCGGTTCGAGCTGCCGGTGTGA